The Mixta hanseatica genome includes a region encoding these proteins:
- the hemG gene encoding menaquinone-dependent protoporphyrinogen IX dehydrogenase: protein MKALILFSSRDGQTREIASYIANTLKAHQECDVINILHAQQIDWTQYDRVLIGASIRYGHFQPAVARFVKKHLAELQQRVSGFFSVNLTARKPEKRTPQTNAYTRKFLLQSPWQPDSCAVFAGALRYPRYGWFDRVMIQFIMRMTGGETDPRKEVEYTDWQQVERFAKEFVQMSSKSR, encoded by the coding sequence ATGAAAGCGTTGATCCTGTTTTCCAGCCGTGACGGACAAACGCGGGAAATTGCGTCTTATATAGCGAATACGTTGAAAGCGCATCAGGAGTGCGACGTCATCAATATCCTGCACGCGCAACAGATCGACTGGACGCAATACGATCGGGTACTGATAGGCGCATCCATTCGCTATGGACATTTCCAGCCGGCGGTGGCGCGTTTTGTGAAAAAGCATCTGGCCGAGCTGCAGCAGCGCGTAAGCGGATTCTTTTCCGTTAACCTGACGGCACGTAAGCCGGAAAAGCGTACGCCGCAAACCAATGCTTATACGCGTAAGTTTTTACTACAGTCGCCATGGCAGCCGGATAGCTGCGCCGTGTTTGCCGGGGCGCTGCGGTATCCGCGCTACGGCTGGTTCGACCGTGTGATGATCCAATTTATTATGCGTATGACCGGCGGCGAGACCGATCCGCGTAAAGAAGTAGAGTATACCGACTGGCAACAGGTAGAGCGTTTCGCTAAAGAATTTGTCCAAATGAGCAGCAAATCGCGCTAA
- the trkH gene encoding Trk system potassium transporter TrkH has product MHFRAITRIVGLLVILFSGTMIVPGLVALIYRDGAGRAFSQTFIMALLIGAILWWPNRKQKHDLKPREGFLIVVLFWTVLGSVGAMPFIFAEHPNLSVTDAFFESFSGLTTTGATTLVGLDALPKAILFYRQMLQWLGGMGIIVLAVAILPILGVGGMQLYRAEMPGPLKDNKMRPRIAETAKTLWLIYVLLTVACAVALWMAGMPLFDAIGHSFSTIAIGGFSTHDASVGYFNSPTINTIIAVFLLISGCNYGLHFSLLSGRNLRVYWRDPEFRMFIGVQMTLVVICTLVLWFHNVYASGLQTLNQAFFQVVSMATTAGFTTDSIARWPLFLPVLLLCSAFIGGCAGSTGGGLKVIRILLLFKQGSRELKRLVHPNAVYTIKLGNRALPERILEAVWGFFSAYALVFLLSMLAIIATGVDDFSAFAAVAATLNNLGPGLGVVADNFTSMNDVAKWILISTMLFGRLEVFTLLVLFTPTFWRE; this is encoded by the coding sequence ATGCATTTTCGTGCCATTACCCGCATCGTTGGGCTATTGGTCATTCTGTTCTCCGGAACAATGATCGTGCCTGGTTTAGTAGCGTTAATTTATCGCGATGGCGCCGGGCGCGCATTCAGTCAGACATTTATCATGGCGCTGTTAATTGGCGCCATCCTCTGGTGGCCTAACCGCAAACAGAAGCATGATCTGAAGCCGCGCGAAGGGTTTTTGATTGTGGTGCTGTTCTGGACGGTACTGGGCAGCGTCGGGGCTATGCCCTTTATTTTTGCCGAACATCCTAACCTCTCAGTTACCGATGCTTTTTTTGAATCCTTTTCTGGTTTAACCACCACTGGCGCCACGACGCTGGTGGGGCTGGACGCATTGCCGAAAGCGATCCTGTTTTACCGTCAAATGCTGCAATGGCTTGGCGGGATGGGGATTATCGTCCTGGCCGTGGCTATTTTGCCAATTCTGGGCGTTGGGGGAATGCAGCTGTATCGGGCGGAAATGCCGGGTCCGCTAAAAGATAACAAGATGCGTCCCCGTATTGCTGAAACGGCCAAAACGCTGTGGTTAATCTACGTTTTGCTGACGGTAGCCTGTGCTGTGGCGCTGTGGATGGCGGGCATGCCGTTGTTCGACGCCATCGGTCATAGCTTCTCAACGATTGCCATCGGCGGCTTTTCTACCCATGATGCCAGCGTCGGCTATTTTAATAGTCCCACCATTAATACCATCATTGCCGTTTTCCTGCTGATATCGGGCTGTAACTATGGCCTGCATTTTTCGCTATTGAGTGGGCGTAATCTACGCGTCTACTGGCGCGATCCGGAGTTTCGCATGTTTATCGGCGTGCAGATGACGCTGGTGGTGATATGTACTCTGGTGCTGTGGTTCCATAATGTGTATGCCAGTGGGCTGCAAACGCTAAATCAGGCCTTTTTTCAGGTGGTATCGATGGCGACCACGGCGGGCTTTACTACCGACAGTATTGCGCGCTGGCCGCTTTTCTTACCGGTCCTGCTGCTTTGTTCCGCTTTTATCGGCGGCTGCGCCGGCTCAACCGGGGGTGGCCTGAAGGTCATTCGTATTCTGTTGCTGTTTAAGCAGGGGTCGCGCGAGCTGAAACGGCTGGTCCACCCCAATGCGGTCTATACCATCAAGCTGGGGAATCGTGCGTTGCCGGAACGCATCCTCGAAGCGGTATGGGGTTTCTTCTCCGCTTATGCGCTGGTTTTCTTGCTGAGTATGCTGGCGATTATCGCCACCGGCGTTGACGATTTTTCAGCGTTTGCCGCCGTAGCCGCTACGCTGAATAACCTTGGTCCCGGATTAGGCGTCGTGGCAGATAATTTCACTTCCATGAATGACGTCGCTAAATGGATTTTAATATCGACCATGCTTTTTGGTCGTCTGGAAGTCTTTACGTTATTGGTATTGTTCACGCCTACCTTCTGGCGTGAGTAA
- the murB gene encoding UDP-N-acetylmuramate dehydrogenase produces the protein MSTPAFSLKKLHTFAIETGAEKIVYAATPQAILAAWRECYQHNLPFLLLGEGSNVLFLQPFSGIVVINRIKGIAITESADRWHVQVGAGENWHHLVTYTLQQGIAGLENLALIPGCVGSSPIQNIGAYGVELKDVCEWVEVLELESGQIHRMTAAECQFGYRDSVFKHHLQHGYAIINVGFSLPKRWQPVMSYGDLAKMDAATVTPQQIFDAVCHMRRSKLPDPAITGNAGSFFKNPVIDAEQAASLLTAWPHAPHYPQSNGNVKLAAGWLIDHCQLKGYRIGGAAVHQQQALVLINAEEATAQDVVALAREIRQRVGEKFNVWLEPEVRFIGADGEKNAVEVIS, from the coding sequence ATGTCCACTCCTGCATTTTCACTTAAAAAATTACATACCTTCGCCATTGAAACGGGCGCCGAAAAAATTGTATACGCAGCAACGCCGCAAGCTATTCTTGCAGCCTGGCGTGAATGCTATCAGCATAATTTGCCCTTCCTGTTGTTAGGCGAGGGCAGTAACGTCCTTTTCCTGCAGCCTTTTAGCGGCATAGTCGTCATAAATCGCATCAAAGGGATCGCTATCACCGAAAGTGCAGATCGCTGGCATGTGCAGGTAGGGGCCGGTGAAAACTGGCATCACCTGGTAACCTATACGCTACAGCAAGGTATCGCTGGACTGGAAAACCTCGCTTTAATTCCAGGCTGCGTTGGCTCTTCGCCAATCCAGAATATCGGTGCTTATGGCGTAGAGTTAAAAGATGTCTGTGAATGGGTTGAAGTCCTTGAACTGGAAAGCGGTCAGATTCATCGAATGACGGCAGCAGAATGTCAGTTTGGTTATCGCGACAGCGTCTTCAAGCATCATCTGCAGCACGGTTATGCGATCATCAACGTCGGGTTTAGCTTACCTAAACGCTGGCAACCTGTAATGAGCTATGGCGATCTGGCTAAGATGGATGCGGCAACCGTAACGCCGCAGCAAATTTTTGATGCCGTTTGCCATATGCGTCGTAGCAAGTTGCCCGATCCTGCCATAACCGGCAATGCCGGCAGCTTTTTCAAAAACCCTGTTATTGATGCAGAACAGGCCGCGTCGCTGCTGACCGCCTGGCCGCATGCTCCACACTACCCGCAAAGTAATGGCAACGTTAAGCTGGCAGCGGGCTGGCTTATTGATCACTGCCAGCTTAAGGGCTATCGCATTGGCGGGGCGGCGGTACATCAGCAACAAGCTCTGGTATTAATTAATGCTGAAGAAGCAACCGCGCAGGATGTGGTCGCATTAGCGCGTGAAATCAGGCAGCGCGTAGGCGAAAAATTTAACGTCTGGCTGGAACCTGAAGTGCGGTTTATTGGTGCTGACGGAGAGAAGAATGCCGTTGAGGTCATTTCATGA
- a CDS encoding IMPACT family protein: protein MDAYDIPAEPLSISEETIKKSRFITLLAHTEGVEAAKAFVQQSKAEHPTARHHCWAYVAGAPDDSQQLGFSDDGEPSGTAGKPMLAQLMGSQVGEITAVVVRYYGGIMLGTGGLVKAYGGGVQQALKQLARKQKVPMRRFQLRCDYAQLSDVERLVQRFEGELLKTEFLDVVSLTLALPHAQVDGFSQNLTDISRGALALVPVTP, encoded by the coding sequence ATGGACGCTTATGATATTCCCGCTGAGCCATTGAGCATCAGTGAAGAAACCATCAAAAAAAGCCGCTTTATTACGCTGCTGGCGCATACCGAAGGCGTTGAAGCGGCGAAGGCGTTCGTCCAGCAGAGTAAAGCGGAGCATCCCACTGCTCGCCATCACTGTTGGGCGTACGTCGCCGGAGCGCCTGATGATTCACAGCAGCTGGGTTTTTCTGATGACGGCGAACCGTCAGGAACGGCAGGCAAGCCGATGCTGGCGCAGCTGATGGGCAGTCAGGTTGGCGAGATTACCGCCGTAGTAGTGCGCTATTATGGCGGGATCATGCTCGGCACCGGTGGGCTGGTAAAGGCGTACGGCGGTGGAGTGCAGCAGGCGCTAAAACAGCTGGCCCGTAAACAAAAGGTGCCGATGCGCCGTTTTCAGCTACGCTGCGATTATGCTCAGCTTAGTGATGTAGAGCGCCTGGTTCAGCGTTTTGAAGGAGAACTGCTTAAGACGGAATTTCTGGATGTTGTCTCGCTAACGTTGGCGTTACCCCATGCGCAAGTCGATGGGTTTAGCCAAAATTTAACGGACATTAGCCGCGGAGCCTTAGCGCTCGTGCCGGTAACCCCCTAA
- the pepQ gene encoding Xaa-Pro dipeptidase, protein MDTLVTLYKEHIATLQQRAQQVLARFKLDGMLIHSGELLTVFLDDHDYPFKVNPHFKAWVPVTQLPNCWLWVDGINKPKLWFWSPVDYWHSVEPLPHSFWTDEIEVVALRNAEDIGALLPRARQNVAYIGPVSQRAMQLDISADHINPQGVIDFLHYHRSYKTDYELACMREAQKLAVAGHRAAKEAFLSGMSEFDINLAYLTATGHRDTDAPYGNIIALNEHAAVLHYTKLDHQTPPQRRSFLIDAGAEYNGYAADLTRTYAAQSDSLFARIVREMNQHELALIDTLKAGVRYSDYHLQMHQRIAAMLLKFDLVRGISEEAMVAENLTGPFMPHGLGHPLGLQVHDVAGFMQDDKGTHLAAPQQYPFLRCTRVLEPRMVLTIEPGFYIIESLLAPWRDGKHSQYFNWQAIDELQPYGGIRIEDNVVIYANRVENMTRDLHLE, encoded by the coding sequence ATGGATACCCTGGTTACCTTGTATAAAGAACACATTGCTACCTTACAGCAGCGTGCGCAGCAGGTGCTGGCGCGCTTCAAACTCGATGGCATGCTGATTCATTCTGGCGAGCTGCTGACGGTGTTTCTTGACGATCATGACTACCCGTTTAAGGTCAATCCTCATTTCAAAGCCTGGGTGCCGGTAACGCAGCTGCCAAATTGCTGGCTGTGGGTGGATGGCATCAATAAGCCGAAGCTGTGGTTCTGGTCGCCCGTTGATTACTGGCATAGCGTTGAGCCTTTACCGCATAGCTTCTGGACTGATGAAATAGAAGTTGTGGCGTTGAGAAACGCTGAGGATATCGGCGCGCTGTTGCCGCGGGCGCGTCAGAACGTCGCTTATATCGGTCCGGTGTCGCAGCGCGCCATGCAGCTGGATATTAGCGCCGACCATATCAATCCGCAGGGCGTGATCGATTTCCTGCACTATCACCGCTCTTATAAAACCGACTATGAGCTGGCCTGTATGCGGGAAGCGCAAAAGCTGGCCGTCGCGGGCCATCGGGCGGCGAAAGAGGCCTTTCTTTCCGGCATGAGCGAGTTTGATATTAATCTCGCCTATCTGACGGCGACGGGACATCGCGATACCGACGCGCCTTATGGCAACATTATCGCTCTGAATGAACATGCGGCCGTGCTGCACTACACCAAACTCGATCACCAAACGCCGCCGCAGCGCCGCAGCTTTTTAATCGATGCCGGGGCGGAATATAACGGCTACGCTGCCGATCTGACGCGCACCTATGCCGCGCAGAGCGATTCGCTGTTTGCCCGTATCGTCCGGGAGATGAACCAACACGAACTGGCGTTGATCGATACGTTAAAAGCGGGCGTCCGCTATAGCGACTACCATCTTCAGATGCATCAGCGTATCGCCGCTATGTTGCTGAAGTTCGATCTGGTGCGCGGCATCAGCGAAGAGGCAATGGTGGCGGAAAACCTGACCGGGCCGTTTATGCCGCACGGTTTAGGTCATCCGCTTGGGCTGCAGGTGCATGATGTCGCTGGCTTTATGCAGGACGATAAGGGCACGCATTTGGCGGCGCCGCAGCAGTATCCTTTCCTGCGTTGTACACGCGTGCTGGAACCGCGCATGGTGCTCACCATCGAGCCGGGCTTTTATATTATCGAGTCGCTGCTGGCCCCATGGCGAGATGGAAAACATAGCCAGTACTTTAACTGGCAGGCGATCGATGAGTTACAGCCTTATGGCGGTATTCGCATTGAGGATAACGTGGTGATTTATGCTAACCGCGTTGAGAACATGACGCGCGATCTGCATTTGGAATAA